The genomic window TCTCATATTGTGTCCACGGCACTCGTGGTTCAGCAGGGGTTGATCTTCCCAGTCGGCTTCCTCTTCGAGATTTCGGGCCCAGTACTGATACTCGGAGATCGGTCCAAGTTCGTATTCTTCTGCTTTCGTGGGTGGGGTATTTCCGTCTGGTGAAACTGGTGGTAGATCAAGGATAGCATCAGCAACCGTATTCCATGGCTCTTTGCTGTCTATGTCTTTTCGGAATGTTGGGAATTCTCTTTCTTCCTCTTCCTCAACGAACCCTTCGAGAGTATGCTGGTCCTCGCTGGAACGCTTTGATGGGTCCTGTTTGTATTTGATTTTCTTTTCTTCCTCATTCCGGGGTGAGCGGTGAGACTGCCACTCCACCATATCGGGATTATCGGCACCGATCCGGTTCCCGATGAAGAACAGCCGCTTTCTGTGCTGGGGGACGCCGAAGTCAGCAGCGTCGAGAAGCTGGACTCGAACCGTGTAGTTCAGATCCAGATCCAGATCCGCAACCTGTCTCTCGCCCCGCATCTGTTCTTTGATAGTCTTGACCACTGGCTCGTCATTTTCATTTTCTGCCGAGAGCATTCCCTCCACGTTTTCCATCAGGAAGGCCTTCGGCTGGTAGTGATCGACGAACCGAAGAAACTCTTCATAGAGAAGGTGACGCTCGTCGCTCTGGTTGTCTCTTCCCTCAAGAGAATTGATCTTGCTCTTGCCCACCAGAGAAAACGTCGGACAGGGTGGTCCTCCCGCAACCAGATCCAGTTCGCCTTTTTCGAGCCCGAGGTCCGGTGGTTCTTCTTCACGGATGTCACCAACCGTCATTTCACATCCGTGATTTGCCTCGTATGTCGGTTTGGTGTTCTTTTCGTGATCAATACCCCAGAGAGTCTCAAACCCGGCATCAGATAATCCCTGAGAGAGCCCTCCTGCTCCGCAAAAGAGGTCAATTGCAGTGAGGCGATCGTCGGTCATATGTTCTCTCCAATGTGGTGATGGTCGTTTAAACTTGCTGTTCGAACCATGTCTCTATATTGTGTGTATAATGTAATCAAGTTAAATACTCCGCAATGGACTACTGTCAGGTCTGAATGGACGTTGAAGAGTACGCCTGGGTGAAAGCTAGCGACTACCGAGAGAGTATTCTACTTGCACTGGATGACAAACCTCGAACCCCGAAAGAACTGTCCGAGATGACGGATTACTACCTCAGCCACGTTAGCAATGTCCTATCTGACCTCGAAGATCATGGTATGGCTGAATGCATAACGCCAGATAGAAAGAAAGGACGTCTATGGAATTCCACTGAAAAAGGCGAGAACATCATTGAGGATCTGAAAAAGTGACTGACAGGTGCTTGCTACCATTCGGAAAGACGGCTGTTTCTGTAGAAGTATATGAATCTCAGATCGACGTCGACAGAGCAATTAGCTGTGCCAGAGAGGGTGGTGTAGCCGATCCAGAAAAGAGAATCAACGAGTTTGTCCACAGTGTTCCGGATCTACTGGAGTGGCTAGAAGTTCACGGACGCGAATACCCCTGGAGAAAGAGTACGGATCCGTGGGAAGTGTATATTGCCGAGATCCTGTTACAGCGGACACGGGGAGACGCCGTTGAAAATGTATACGATAGCGTTATTGACCAGTTTCCCGGCCCCGGAGCGTTAGCCGATGCCTCAAAAGAAGAAATACGGGAATCCGTTCACTCACTTGGATTCGCTAACCAGCGGACACGGAGCCTCCGTGAAGTGGGAGAAATATTCACTGATGAGTTCGATGGGGAGCTTCCGGACAATATCGACGAGTTGCAGCTCCCCTGGCGCGTTGGGACCTACTCGGCTCGGGGAACACAACTGTTTGCCCGCGGGGAACCGCTAGCTCTTGTGGATGCGAACTTCGCCCGGGTGATCGGTCGGGTACTCGGGTACGACATGCCTCAGCAGCCACACAAGAGCGATGAGGTGTATTCCCTTCTGGAAGCTTTGACTCCCGGGAATCCCGAGATGGCGAGAAGTTTCAATCTGGCTATTCTCGACCTTGGGGCACTTGTCTGTACCTCAAAGACACCCCACTGTAAATCATGTCCGATTAGCCAATCCTGCAATTACT from Natranaeroarchaeum aerophilus includes these protein-coding regions:
- a CDS encoding DNA cytosine methyltransferase, with amino-acid sequence MTDDRLTAIDLFCGAGGLSQGLSDAGFETLWGIDHEKNTKPTYEANHGCEMTVGDIREEEPPDLGLEKGELDLVAGGPPCPTFSLVGKSKINSLEGRDNQSDERHLLYEEFLRFVDHYQPKAFLMENVEGMLSAENENDEPVVKTIKEQMRGERQVADLDLDLNYTVRVQLLDAADFGVPQHRKRLFFIGNRIGADNPDMVEWQSHRSPRNEEEKKIKYKQDPSKRSSEDQHTLEGFVEEEEEREFPTFRKDIDSKEPWNTVADAILDLPPVSPDGNTPPTKAEEYELGPISEYQYWARNLEEEADWEDQPLLNHECRGHNMRDLTLYKLLGEGTSYIIGDIPEEHQPYRTDIFPDKLKKQNPKEPATTIVAHLYKDGHMFIHPNEARSITVREAARLQSFKDTFEFPVARTHAFKQVGNAVPPLLAQALGTAIRAEIFDRPVQEQELQKAD
- a CDS encoding transcriptional regulator, with the protein product MDVEEYAWVKASDYRESILLALDDKPRTPKELSEMTDYYLSHVSNVLSDLEDHGMAECITPDRKKGRLWNSTEKGENIIEDLKK